The proteins below come from a single bacterium genomic window:
- a CDS encoding EVE domain-containing protein, with amino-acid sequence MAYFLAKTDPQTYSIDDLKRDGITEWNGVRNPAAVNAIKTMRPGDTVIIYHSQRDAAVVGLAKVVSPPRPDKNDARSWVADFEYVKHAARAVTLREIKESHAFDDWALVRQGRLSTMSAPREFWQWLQKRGAF; translated from the coding sequence AAACATACTCTATCGACGACCTCAAGCGCGACGGTATAACTGAATGGAACGGCGTGCGGAATCCAGCAGCGGTCAACGCTATCAAGACGATGAGACCCGGCGATACCGTCATCATCTATCACTCGCAGAGGGACGCGGCGGTCGTCGGTCTGGCGAAGGTCGTATCGCCGCCGCGGCCGGACAAGAATGACGCGCGTTCCTGGGTCGCCGACTTCGAGTACGTCAAGCACGCTGCACGCGCGGTAACGCTCCGGGAGATCAAGGAGTCCCATGCATTTGACGACTGGGCGCTCGTGCGCCAGGGACGGCTGAGCACGATGTCCGCGCCAAGGGAGTTCTGGCAGTGGTTACAGAAACGGGGGGCATTCTAG